The Halichoerus grypus chromosome 9, mHalGry1.hap1.1, whole genome shotgun sequence genome has a window encoding:
- the LOC118523053 gene encoding patr class I histocompatibility antigen, A-2 alpha chain-like, producing MRPPTLLLLLLSGALAMTETWAGSHSLRYLVTVVSRPGRGEPRYVEVGYVDDVQFARFDSNAASPRMERRARWVEQEGPEYWDRETRESRTCTQILRGNLNEVRGYYNQSEAGSHTFQRMYGCDVGPDGRFLRGYLRDAYDGADYIALNEDLRSWTAADTAAQITRRKWEAAGEAEQHRNYLEGTCVEWLGRYLENGKETLQRTEPPNTHVTRHPISDHDVTLRCWALGFYPAEITLTWQHDGEDLTQDIELVETRPAGDGTFQKWAAVVVPPG from the exons ATGCGTCCCCCAaccctcctcctgctgctgctgtccGGGGCCCTGGCCATGACCGAGACCTGGGCGG GCTCCCACTCCCTGAGGTATTTGGTCACTGTCGTGTCCCGGCCCGGCCGCGGGGAGCCCCGGTACGTGGAAGTCGGCTACGTGGACGACGTGCAGTTCGCGCGGTTCGACAGCAACGCGGCGAGTCCGAGGATGGAGCGGCGGGCGCGGTGGGTGGAGCAGGAGGGGCCGGAGTACTGGGACCGGGAGACGCGGGAGTCCAGGACGTGCACACAGATTCTCCGAGGGAATCTGAACGAAGTGCGCGGCTACTACAACCAGAGCGAGGCCG GGTCTCATACCTTCCAGAGAATGTACGGCTGCGACGTGGGGCCTGATGGGCGCTTCCTGCGCGGGTACCTTCGTGATGCCTACGACGGCGCGGATTACATCGCCCTGAACGAGGACCTGCGCTCCTGGACCGCGGCGGACACGGCGGCGCAGATCACCCGGCGCAAGTGGGAGGCGGCCGGTGAGGCAGAGCAGCACAGGAACTACCTGGAGGGCACCTGCGTGGAGTGGCTCGGCAGGTACCTGGAGAACGGGAAGGAGACGCTGCAGCGCACAG aaccccccaacacacacgtGACCCGCCACCCCATCTCTGACCATGATGTCACCCTgaggtgctgggccctgggcttctACCCTGCGGAGATCACCCTAACGTGGCAGCATGATGGGGAGGACCTGACCCAAGACATAGAACTTGTGGAGACCAGGCCTGCAGGAGATGGGACCTTCCAGAAGTGGGCGGCTGTGGTGGTGCCTCCTGGATAG